The genomic interval ATAGGCCGACGTACGCTCGTAGATCGGCGCGTTCAGCTTGAGGTGCTGGCGGATGCCGCGCGGGGTCAGGTTCATGACCTCGCGCAGGCCCTTCTCCAGCTTCGCCTCATCGCAGCGGCCGGTGCCGTGCAGGTCGACATAGACCGACAACGGTTCGGACACGCCGATGGCGTAGGAAAGTTGGATGGTGCAGCGATCCGCAAGGTCCGCGGCGACCACGTTCTTGGCCAGGTAGCGCGCGGCATAGGCGGCCGACCGGTCGACCTTGGTCGGGTCCTTGCCGGAGAAGGCGCCGCCGCCGTGCGGGGCGGCCCCACCGTAGGTGTCGACGATGATCTTGCGCCCGGTCAGACCGGCGTCACCGTCCGGTCCGCCGATGACAAAGGCGCCGGTCGGATTGACATGCCAGTCGGTGCCGGCGTCGACCCAGCCGGCCGGCAGCGCGGCGCGGATATAGGGTTCCACGATGGCGCGCACGTCGTGGGAGGTAAGGGACGCGTCGAGATGCTGGGTCGACAGAACGATGGAGGTCACCCCGACCGGCTTGCCGTCCTTGTAACGGACCGTCACCTGGCTCTTCGCGTCGGGGCCCAGCGCCGGCTCGCGGCCTGACTTGCGGGCATCGGCCAGCACCCGCAGGATCTTGTGGGCATAGAAGATGGGCGCCGGCATCAGGTCCGGCGTCTCGCGGCAGGCATAGCCGAACATGATGCCCTGGTCGCCCGCACCTTCATCCTTGTTCTCGGCGGCGTCAACACCTTGGGCGATGTGCTCCGACTGTCCGTGCAGATGCACGGCGATGTCGCACCTTTCCCAATGGAAGCCGTCCTGTTCGTAGCCGATGTCCTTCACCGCGAGGCGCGCGAGATGCGCCACGTAGTCCTTGGTGATGGTGGCCGGTCCTCGGGTTTCGCCCGCGATCACGATCCGGTTGGTGGTCGCCAGCGTTTCGCAGGCGACACGGGCTTCGGGCATTTCCTTGAGATAGGCGTCGACGACGGCATCGGAGATCCGGTCGCACACCTTATCGGGGTGCCCTTCCGAGACGGACTCGGAGGTGAAGAGATAGTCCTGACGGGCCATGGCCTGGCGTCCTTCTGGGAAAGTAGATGAACAAAGCGGCGGATCACTCCGCCGCTTCATCCAGTCATGAACCAGATTGCAACCCCCGACGTCAAGCGTCGTCGCCGGCCAGCGCGCGGACTAGGTCGACGATCCGGCGGCGGACCTTCGGGTCTTCGATCCGCACGAAGGCCTTGTTGAGGGACAGGCCTTCTGAGGACGACAGGAAGTCGACCACATAGGATGTCGGCTGCGCCTCCCCGAAACCTTCCGCCTCCTCGGGAGAACCCGGAGCGTCCTCGAAAAAGAAGGCGACCGGAACCTTCAGAATGGTCGCGATATGCTGCAACCGACTCGCGCCGATGCGATTGGTGCCTTTTTCGTATTTTTGGATTTGCTGGAACGTGATGCCGAGGCTTTCTCCGAGCTTCTCCTGGCTCATACCCAGCATCATGCGGCGCAGCCGGACGCGACTGCCCACATGGATATCGATGGGATTGGGTGCCTTTTTACTGGCCATTTGGCCCTCTTCTTTCTAGGTCTCGCGACGAGCGGTTGCTCCGCCGCTGCGGTTTGAACGTTCTGAAACGACGCTCCCGAACGCCCATTCGGCACGCCCAGGACCAGGTTCAACCCGGCACCCCTGCCGTCGTTTCGCCCACTCCGGATCCCATTCTCGAAAATCCGGTTGTGTCACACTATGATGGCGGAGTCTTGCGTTCAACATCAATTATTGCGCGAACGCTGCGTCATGCGATCCAAAGTTAAAAATATAATAAATATACATAATATACCGAAGTATAGGACGTCGCCGAATGTCGCGTAAGGGGTCGGCGGCAGGGCCGCCGGCAGCTGGGCATCGATAATGCCGACAACGAATGGCTGAAGCGCCGCAACGGTGCGCCCGAAACTGTCGAAAACCACCGAAATGCCGGTATTTGCGGAACGAACCAACGGCAATCCCTGCTCGATCGCGCGCAGGCGGGCCTGGGCCGCATGCTGGTAGGGGCCGGAGGAAACGCCGAACCACGCGTCGTTGGTGAGGTTGAGGATCCAGCTCGGCCGCTCCGGCAAAAGGCCCGGCACCTGCGGAAAGATCACCTCGTAGCAAATGAGCGGCAGGAATGAGGGAATTCCTGCTGTTTCCATCAGGATATGGCGGTAACCGGCGCGAAACGCGCCCGGCGCATTTACCAATCTCGCAAGGCCGATACGGCTAAGCAGGTCGTTGAGGGGCAGATACTCCCCGAACGGGACCAGCCGCACCTTGTCGTAGGCATCGAGGATGACGCCATCGTCTGAAATGACGTAGATGCTGTTATAGTAATTAACGCCATCGAGATTTCTTTCAGCGCGGATCGCCCCTGTTATCAATGTAGAATCCGGCTCAAGAAGGGTTTCGATTGCAGAAAGAGCGTCGGGTTCCTGCGTCAGCAAGAAGGGAAACGCCGATTCAGGCCACACCAGCACCTTTCGTGACGCGGCGCTGCCGGTCTCCGGACGGCTCCTGGCGCTCAGGTCCAAATAGCTTCCGAATATGGAAACCCTGTTCTCGGGGCGCCATTTCTCGCTTTGCGCGATAGATGGTTGTATCACCCGAACGCTGGTTGTCGGATCCACGAGGCCGGCCGTGCCGTGCAACCGATACGTGCCGAAGGCGGCCATGGCTGCCAGGACAAACCCGGCGCCGCCAAGCACGGCTCGCGCCGTACCGGGGCGTCCGTCGACAAGGACGGCGGGACTCGCGAACACGGCCAGGACTACCGCCCCCAGCCCGTAAATGCCAATCAGGCTGGCGGACTGGACCAGCACAAGGCTGTCTGAAAGAACGTAGCCGAAGGCGTTCCACGGAAAGCCGGTCAGGACATGGCCGCGCAGCCAGTCGGCGACGGAAAGGCTGCCGGCAAGCAGCAGGACGCGGCTCCAGCCTTCGGGCCAGAAACGGGCGGCGAGTGCGACCGCCGTGCCGTGGAACAGGGCCAGGCCGGCCGGAAGCAGCGTCACCGCGAAGGGCATCATCCAGGCGAACTTGTCCGCCTCGACCAGGAACGCGCTGCCGATCCACCATAGGCCGACGAGGAAATAGCCGAAGCCGAACCACCAGCCGATCCCGAAGCCGGCCGACAGCCGCCGGCGTCGCTGGGCGAGCCCGTCCGAACCGCAGGCGCCGTCGAGCAGCCAGACGATGGCGGGCAAGGTGAACAGGAGCAGGGGCAGGTAGCCGAACGGCGGCAGGGCGAGAGCCGACACCGCGCCCGAACCGAAGGCCAGCCCCCATCGGCGCCAGCCGTAGGCGAGCAGAAAGACGTTGGGCAGGCTGCCCAAGGTGGAAAAGCGCGACAGCATGACGAATCGGTTCCCGTGTCGGCGAGCGACGTAAGACATGCGACCCGTATCCGGACGGGTCAAGCGGCCGATCGGCGCAACGAGATTGGCGCGTCACGGGTCTGGCCGCCTCCGTCTAGGAGACATGTTCGTCAGCCGCTTCGCCTGGTCGTTTGGGGCGACGGCGCTGATCGGCGGCGCGCGGCTCGGCACGCCGCCGCCGGATCCGCAACCGCTTGATGCGTCGCGGGTCGGCGTCAAGAACCTCGAACTCGTAGCCCGGCACCTGCCTGGCGGCGATCAGCTCGCCGCGCACAGGCACTCGCCCGACCAGGGTGAACAAAAGGCCGCCGAGCGTATCGACTTCCTCGGCGACATCGCCGATGGTCAAGCCCGCGCCCAGTTCCTGTTCGAGATCCTCCAGGGGCATGCGCGGATCGGCGATCCAGATGCCGTCCCCGGCCGGCGTCAGCATGGCCTCCTCGTCCTCGTCGTGCTCGTCTTCGATATCGCCGACGACGGTCTCGACGAGGTCTTCCAGCGACACTAGGCCGTCGGTGCCGCCATATTCGTCGATCACCAGCGCCATCTGGACGCGGCTCGCCTGCATCTTCGCCATCAGGTCGGTCGCCGGCATCGACGGCGGCACGAACAGCAGCGGCCGGAGCAGGTCGGTCTGGGCAAGCGACAGGGTAAGGTCGACCTGGGACAGGTCGAGAGCGACATTGCGCACAGCACCCGCGGCCTCCGGCCGGGTCTCGCCGTTGCCGGATCCGCTTGCCCGTGCCCGTGCCGCAATGAACGCCATCAGGTCCTTGATGTGGACCATGCCGCGCGGGTCGTCGAGGGTCTCGTGGTAGACCGGCATGCGCGAATGGCCGTTGTCCTGGAACACCTCCATCAGGCGGCCGAGCGTGATCGTGTCGTCGACGGCGTCGATGTCCGCGCGCGGAATCATGACGTCGTCGACACGCAGTTCTCGCAGCCGCAGGATGTTGCCGAGCAGCATGCGCTCTTCCGGGGAAAAGGCGGCGTCGGCGCCGGTATCCCGGCTCAATTCGTCCTGGAGGTTTTCCCGCAGACTTCCACCACCGCTTCGACGCAGCCTTGCCAGACGGTCGATAAAGGTCCGCAATCGCCCCGTCGACTGGGGCTCGGGCTGTCGGGGCTCCACCGTGTCCTGGGCAGGCATTGCTTCGGCCTGGGGAACGGGGGTGTCGTTACTTCGGGGTTCAGAAACCGTCATTGGTCCGTTCTTGGGCTGCGCCGGAAGGCGCGGGGCATCCTAGTCCTTGTCCGCGGTCAAGGGGTCGCCGGCATAGGGATCTGCAATCCCCAGATCCGCCAGAATGCGTCTTTCCAGCCCCTCCATGATCTCCGCTTCGGCCTCAATCTGGTGATCATAACCGAAAAGATGAAGAAGTCCGTGAACAACGAGATGCGAAAAATGATCACAAAAGGAAATACCCTGCTCTTTCGCCTCGCGTGCCAGCGTGTCGGACGACAACACGATGTCGCCGAGCATCGGACCGTAGCGACCGCCGACCGCATCGCCGCCGGAGAACGACAGGACGTTGGTGGGCTTGTCCTTGTTGCGCCAGGACCGGTTCAGCGCGCGGATGCCGTCGTCGTCCAGGAACACCAGGGACAGCTCGGACCCTGGCAGCGTCCGCAGCGGCGCATTGCGGAATGCGGCTGCGACCGCCGCCCGGGTCAGGTCCTCGAGCCGGGCTCCGTCCGGCCAGTCGCCGGCCTCGACGGCCAGGTCGATCTGCAGGTCCTCCGGCAGGGCGCCCACCGGCGTGGCCGAGATCCCGATCATTCCGGCTCGCCTGATGCTTCCAGTCGGCGCTCCCGCGCCTGCAGCGCCTCGCGGCTTGCGTCGTCATAAGCCTTGACGATTCGCCCGACCAGTTCGTGACGCACGACATCGGCCTCGGTGAACTCAACGTGCGCGACGCCCTCGATCTCGCGCAGCAGGCCAAGCGCCTCGCGCAGACCGGACTTCTGGCCCGGCGGCAGGTCCACCTGGCTCGGATCGCCCGTGACGATCATCTTGGAATTCTCACCCAGCCGGGTGAGGAACATCTTCATCTGCATGGTGGTGGTGTTCTGCGCCTCGTCGAGCAGAATCACCGCGTTGGACAGCGTTCGCCCGCGCATGAAGGCAAGCGGAGCGACCTCGATCATGCCCGACTGCAGACCGCGGTCGACCTTCTCGGGCGACATCATCTCGTAGAGGCCGTCATAGAGCGGGCGCAGGTACGGGTCGACCTTTTCCTTCATATCGCCGGGCAGGAAGCCGAGCCTTTCGCCGGCCTCGACGGCCGGCCGTGACAGGATCAGTCGGGCGGCGTCGCCGCGTTCCAGCAGCGCGGCCGCATAGGCAACGGCGAGAAAGGTCTTGCCGGTGCCGGCCGGGCCGGTGCCGAACACGAGGTCCGCCCGGTCCATGGAGCGGATATAGGCGTCCTGCGCGGCGGTCCGGGCGACCAGTGTCTTGCGACGGGTCGCGATCTGGGCGAAGGCGAGGCGCGAGCGCGGTTCGAGGGTGGGCAGGGGCAGCTGCGCCTCGGCGGCGGCGGCCATGCGCAAGGCGCCATCGACATCGGCCGGATGGATCTCGTGACCCTGTTGCAGCCTCTGGTAGAGCGCCTCCAGCGCGTGGCGCGCCTGCTCGCACTGACGATGCTTGCCTTTCAGCGTCACCTGATTGCCGCGGGCCATGGCGTCGACGCCGAGCCTCTGCTCGATCAGGGCAAGGTTCTGGTCGAACTGGCCGAAGAGGTCGCCGATCAGCCGGTTGTCTTCGAAAGCAAGGACGAGATGGGTCATGTCCGAGGCTGGAACCGCGCCCCGATCCGGGGTCCTGCGCACCGAAGAGTGGCTGTCACGTGTCAAAAGGCGGCCTCCTGTCTGGAGCCATCAACCGGAGATATGCTTCCATACTGCCCGCCAGCGAGCCGTCCGAACAGCGAATTGGCACCGATGTCAACAATTTCGACCGGCTGGATGGTGCCGATCAGGGCATCGGGCGCATCGACCTGGACCGCCTGCAGCCAGGGCGACTTGCCGGTCAGCTGGCCTGCCTGGCGGCCCTTCTTCTCCAGCAGCACGTCGCAGGTGATGCCGAGACGCGAGGCGTTGAAGGCTCTCTGCTGGTCCGACAGCAGCGTCTGCAGTTCGGCGAGGCGCGTGCTCTTGACCGCCTCAGGCAGCTGGTCCGCCATGGCTGCTCCCGGCGTGCCGGGCCGCTGGCTGTACTTGAACGAGAAGCACGAGGCATAGCCGACGCGCCGCACCAGATCCATCGTGTCGGCGAAATCGGCATCCGTCTCGCCGGGGAAGCCGACGATGAAGTCGCCCGACAGGGCGAGCCCGGGCGAGGCCTCGCGGATGCGGTCGACCAGGCGGAAATAGTCATCCCGGCCGTGCTTGCGGTTCATCGCGGCAAGAATGCGGTCGGACCCCGATTGCACCGGCAGATGCAGGTAGGGCATCAGTTCGGGCATGTCGCGATGGGCCGCGATCAACTCGTCGTCCATGTCGCGCGGATGGCTGGTGGTGTAGCGAAGACGGTCGAGGCCGTCGACCTCGGCCAGCCGGCGCAGCAGGCGGCCGAGGCCCCACGGCCTGCCGTCCGGCCCCTCTCCGTGCCAGGCGTTGACGTTCTGGCCGAGCAGGGTGATCTCGCGCACGCCGGCGGCAGCCAGGCCTTCCGCTTCCTGCAGGATCTGGCCGAGCGGACGGGACACCTCGGCGCCGCGGGTGTAGGGGACGACGCAGAAGGTGCAGAACTTGTCACAGCCTTCCTGCACGGTCAGGAACGCCGACGCCGCCCGCGCCAGCGGCATCCGCTTGGACTGTTCCGCCAGGTGTTCGAACTTCTCGTCGATGTCGAACTCGGTCTCGACCACCTTGGCGCCGCCGGCCGCCCGGACCAGGAGATCCGGCAGGCGATGATAGCTCTGCGGACCGAACACCAGGTCGACCACGGGTGCGCGACGGGAAATCTCCTCGCCCTCGGCCTGGGCGACGCAGCCGGCGACGCCGATCAACGTCGGCTTGCCGGCGCGGGCACGTTCGTCCTTGATCTTGCGCAGGCGGCCGAGCTCGGAATAGACCTTCTCCGCCGCCTTCTCTCGGATGTGGCAGGTGTTGAGGATGACGAGATCGGCATCTTCCAGAGTCTCGGTCTGGCTGTAGCCCTGCGGCGCGAGCACCTCGGCCATGCGACCGCTGTCATAGACATTCATCTGGCAGCCATAGGTGCGTACAAACACCTTCCGGCCAGCAGCCCCCCCGGCGATCTCGCCAGCCGGCAGGATCTTATTGTTCGTGGAACGACTCGTCATTCACTCCTCACGGCGCCTTGCACAGACCCGACGGCGCCAATGCGGGCCCGCGGATTGTAGTGTAGCGCACGACATGTGACGGATTTCCGGCACAAGTTTGACTGGCCCGCCGGGCATCCGCCAGCTTTAGCGGCTTTTTCGCTGCTTGAGAATAGGCTCACGCCCCTTCCGGCTCGCGGGCCCGCTCCGGTTCGGGCCACGGCCGGCCGGTCAGGGCGGCGACGGTCATTTCCCGCACTTCCCGCTCCAGACGTCCGGTCAGGGCCTTGCGGTCGAGGTCGGGGTCGACGCTGACCGGATGGCCCCAGGTGACGGTGACGTCAAGGGCACCGTCGCAGAACACGCCCCACAGGTGGCCGGCCAGTTCCATGTCGCCGTACCAGGCGACATGCGGGCGGAACTGGCGCCCCATGGGCAAGCCCTGTAGAGCAGTATAGGCGATCGACAGTGGCTGAACGCAGACCGTGTGGCCGTCCGCCAAAGCTCTGGTCGCCGCGCCGAGCAGGGCGGAGCGGAACGGCAGCACGCCGTTGCCGTCATTGGAGGTGCCCTCGGCGAACAGCACCATGACGTCGCCGTCGGTGATCCGCTCAGCGATCTTGTCTGCAACCTTGCCGGTGTGGTTGCGTCGCGCGCGGTCGACGAAAACCGATCGCTGCAGCTTGGCGAACAGCCCGAACACCGGCCAACTCGCGACCTCCGACTTAGCGATGAAGGACAGCGGCATCAGGGAGCCGAGCACGGCGATATCGACCCAGGAGGCGTGATTGGCGGCGATCAACAACGGTCGGCTCGTTGCCGGCGCGCCGATCTGCCGGATCCTGATGCCGACCAGGCGCGTCGCGATCCGGTGCCACAGCAGAGGAAGGTCTCGCTTGATCGGCCAGTCCGCCTTGAGCGCCAGCCACTGGACCGGGATGAGGACCAGGGACACAAGGGTCAGCAGGAGCATGACCAGAACGGCCCTAATCTGCATCATCGCCGGCATCCGGCCGCGCGTCGGCGAGCGGCACACCGTAGAGCTCGAGCCGGTGGTCGACCAGCCGGTAGCCGAGCCGCTTGGCGATCAACTCCTGCAGCGCCTCGATGTCCTCGTTGCGGAACTCGATCACCTTGCCGGTGCGCAGGTCGATCAGGTGGTCGTGATGTTCGTCCGGCACGGTCTCGTAGCGCGACCGACCATCCCGGAAGTCGTGGCGCTCGATGATCCCGGCGTCCTCGAACAGCTTAACGGTTCGGTAGACGGTCGAGATCGAGATGCGCGAGTCGATGGCGGCGGCGCGCCGGTACAGCTCCTCGACATCGGGGTGGCGATCCGAGGCCTGTTCGATGACCGAGGCGATGATGCGCCGCTGTTCGGTCATGCGCATGCCTTTGGCGATGCACAGGTCCGCGAGCGTCGACTGCCGGTCGTCTGCCATAACGCTGTAGCCCGTTCTTCGTGACCGTTGTTCGACTGCAGCGATTAGCGAAGATCGACCCGCATGACAAGCGCGGTGCCTTCCGCCTCGCTGGCCCGGTAGTATCCCTTGCGCTCGCCGACCTGCTGGAAGCCGAGCGAGCGGTAGAGCAGCAGAGCCGCCTCATTGGCGGCGTCGACCTCGAGGAACAGGCTCTTGCAGCGGTCGCCGTACAGGCGGAACATGCCTTCCTGCATCAGCCGCTTGCCGATCCCGCGCCCGCGATGACGCGGATCGACGGCCAGCGTCAGAACCTCCGCCTCGTCGGCCGCCATGCGCAGGATCAGCAGGCCGAGCGGCGTGCGGGAGCCGTAGGGACTGGCACGCCTGGCAAGGAGCACGCTTGCGCCGCGCTGTCCGCGCAGGCGCGCGAGTTCGTCCGCATCCCAGGGATGGGAGAACGATCGCGCGTGGATTTCCGCCAGTCTCGGAAGGTCTTCATCGAGCGCCGGCTCGACGACCGGCGGCGCGGACCAGAACCACCAGAAGCTCATAGTCGCTCGATCCTTCCCTTGACCTGCGGCCTGGCATCCGGGGCACGCAGATAGAGTGGTACCGGCGCGCTGCCCGGCTCGGCGGCCTGGCCCAGTCGGGCGACGACGCCGATGTCCGCAAAGGCGCAGTCGGACAGCACGCGGTCGTCCGACAGGCCGGCCGACACCGCAACGTCCCGCGCTGCAGAACCGGCGAGGCAGGCACCGTCCGGCAGGCTGGCGGCCAGGTCCGCAATCTGTCGCACCGCCGGCTCGTCCGCGGGCTGTCCGGCTGCATTGAATGCCTGGACATAGGCCTCGCCGTTGCGCGCCTCCAACGCGACGACGAGCGGCCGACCGTATGCCTCGGCGGCGAGTCCGGCCGCGATCGCCGCCAGTGTGGTGATGCCGATGACCGGCTTCCCGAGCACCAGGCCGAAGCCGCGCGCCACCGACAGGCCGACCCGCAGGCCGGTGAAGCTGCCTGGACCGGTGGTGACGACGATCCGGTCGAGGTCCGAGAAGGCGGTGGAGGATTCCGCCATGACGTCGCCGATCATCGTCATCAGCCGTTCGGCATGGCCGCGGCCGATCGTCTCGCTGCGGGAGACGAGAGGCGCGCTGCCGCCGAGGACGGCTGCGGCGCAATTGGCTAGGGCGGTGTCGATCGCAAGGACGCGCATGATGCTCTCGATTAGTCCGGCCCGAACGGCGTGTCGAGAGGAGCTTTCGACTTACCCCGAAGGTAGCTCTTGCGCATGTCCAGCCGGCAGGAACGAAAACGGCCCGGCACCGATGCCGGGCCGTTTCGCATGGGGCGGGACGCGATCAGATCGCGCGGACTTCCTCGACTTCCGGCACGAAGTGGCGCAGCAGGTTCTGGATGCCGTGCTGGAGCGTTGCCGTCGACGACGGGCAGCCGGCGCAGGCGCCGCGCATCGACAGATAGACCACACCTTCCTTGAAGCCCTTGAAGGTGATGTCGCCGCCGTCCTGCGCAACTGCCGGGCGCACGCGGGTTTCGAGCAGGTCCTTGATCACCGTCACCGTCTCTTCGTCATCGCTGTCGAAGAACTCGTCCTCCCCCCCGGCCTGGACGGCAGCGCTGCGCATGACCGGAGTGCCAGACATGAACTGCTCCATGATCGCTCCGAGGATCGCGGGCTTCATGTGCTGCCAGTCGGTGTCGTCCTTGGTCACCGTGATGAAATCATGGCCGAAGAACACGGCCACGACCCCCGGCACCGCGAACAGCTTCTCGGCAAGCGGCGACGCGCCGGCCTCGTCGGAGCTGCGGAAATCATAGGTGCCGTCCGCAAGGACGACCCGTCCGGGCAGGAATTTCAGGGTCGCCGGGTTCGGCGTCGCCTCGGTCTGGATGAACATGATCGGATCCTCGGTCGCAAGCCTGGGTCGGGTGCATGCGGAAGGCCTCGGCCCAGTTTGGAATTCTTATAAACCAGATAATGGGCTTTCGCCACGGGTCAAGGCCCGATGGGGCGGCACCCGGCGGTCAGGCCAGCGCCGCAATGGATTCGTCGTCCAGATTGCCGGGCACGATGGTCACCGGAATGGGAAAGTTCCCGGCAGCCTTTCCGGCGATGGAGGTGACCAGCGGGCCCGGCCCCTCCGATCCCATGCCGGCGGCTAGGACAAGGATGGCGATGTCGGCATCCGATTCGATCAGCTTCACGATCTCCTCGGACTTGTTGCCTTCCAGGATGACCGATTCCGGATCGGTGCGGGCCACCGCGCGCACCCGGTCCATCGCCTTGACCAGCGTCGCCTCCGCCTGCTCGCGGGCCTCAGCGCGCATGATGTCCTCGACGCCGATCCAGTGCTGGAAATCGCCCGGCGCGATCACGAACAGCAGCGTCACGACGCCACCGGTCCGCGCCGCGCGCTTGGCCGCATAGACGATCGCCCGGTCGCATTCGGGCGTGTCGTCGACGACGACGAGGAACTTGCGCCGATGGCCTTCCTCGAAACTCTTTCTGATGGCTACCATGGGCGCATGCTGCCATCCACCCGGGCGCGGGGCAAGCGGCGCGAAAGCCGCATCCCCGCTTCTGTTGACCCCTTCCGCCTACAGGATGAAGCGGGACAGGTCGATGTTCTTGGCGAGTTCTCCAACATTGTCGCGGACATAGGCGGCGTCGATGGTCACGGTCCTGCCGTCGTGGTCGGGAGCCGTGAAGGACACCTCGTCCAGGATCCGCTCCATCACCGTCTGCAGACGTCGGGCGCCGATGTTTTCGACCGTGGCATTGAGGTCGACCGCGATGGTCGCGATCTCGTCGATGGCATCGTCGGTGAATTCGAGCGCCACGCCCTCTGTCTTCAACAGGGCAACATATTGCTTGATCAGACTCGCTTCAGGCTCGGTCAGGATAGACCGGAAATCGTCGCGGGTCAGGGGCTTCAGCTCGACCCGGATCGGCAGGCGGCCCTGCAGTTCCGGCAGCAGGTCCGAGGGCTTGGCGACATGGAATGCGCCCGAGGCGATGAACAGGACGTGGTCGGTCTTCACCGGCCCATGCTTGGTCGATACGACCGTGCCCTCGATCAGCGGCAGCAGGTCGCGCTGCACGCCCTCGCGCGAAACGTCGCCGCCGACCCGGCCGTCGCGGGCGCAGATCTTGTCGATCTCGTCGAGAAACACGATGCCGGCATTCTCGACCAGGGCGATCGCTTCCTGAACGATCTTCTCCTCGTCGAGCAGCTTGTCGGATTCCTCGTTGATGAGGATCTCGTAGGAGTCCTTGACCAACACGCGCCGCGTCCGGGTATGGCTGCCGAAGGCCTTGCCGAGCAGTTCGGAGACATTCATGACGCCGACGCTGGCGCCCGGCATGCCCGGCAGCTCGAAGCTCGGCATCTGCGGCTGGGCGCGCACCTCGATCTCGATCTCCTTGGCGTCGAGATCGCCGTCGCGCAGCTTGCGGCGGAAGCTGTCGCGCGTCGCCGGGCTGGCGCTGGCGCCGACCAGAGCGTCGAGCACGCGTTCCTCTGCGAGCACATGCGCCTTCGCCTTGACCTCCTGCCGCCTGGCCTCGCGCACCAGGCTGATGCCGGCCTCGACCAGGTCGCGCACGATCTGTTCCACGTCGCGGCCGACATAGCCGACCTCGGTGAACTTGGTCGCCTCCACCTTCACGAAGGGCGCGTTGGCGAGCCTGGCCAGCCTGCGCGAAATCTCGGTCTTGCCGACGCCGGTCGGGCCGATCATGAGGATGTTCTTAGGCAGGACCTCCTCGCGCATCGGGCTTTCGAGCTGCTGGCGGCGCCAGCGGTTGCGCAACGCAATGGCCACGGCGCGCTTGGCGTCCTTCTGGCCGACGATGAAGCGGTCCAGTTCGGAAACGATTTCCCGCGGAGAAAACGTGG from Polymorphum gilvum SL003B-26A1 carries:
- the metK gene encoding methionine adenosyltransferase produces the protein MARQDYLFTSESVSEGHPDKVCDRISDAVVDAYLKEMPEARVACETLATTNRIVIAGETRGPATITKDYVAHLARLAVKDIGYEQDGFHWERCDIAVHLHGQSEHIAQGVDAAENKDEGAGDQGIMFGYACRETPDLMPAPIFYAHKILRVLADARKSGREPALGPDAKSQVTVRYKDGKPVGVTSIVLSTQHLDASLTSHDVRAIVEPYIRAALPAGWVDAGTDWHVNPTGAFVIGGPDGDAGLTGRKIIVDTYGGAAPHGGGAFSGKDPTKVDRSAAYAARYLAKNVVAADLADRCTIQLSYAIGVSEPLSVYVDLHGTGRCDEAKLEKGLREVMNLTPRGIRQHLKLNAPIYERTSAYGHFGREPEADGGFSWEKIDLVHALRDVVA
- a CDS encoding helix-turn-helix domain-containing protein, whose product is MASKKAPNPIDIHVGSRVRLRRMMLGMSQEKLGESLGITFQQIQKYEKGTNRIGASRLQHIATILKVPVAFFFEDAPGSPEEAEGFGEAQPTSYVVDFLSSSEGLSLNKAFVRIEDPKVRRRIVDLVRALAGDDA
- the lnt gene encoding apolipoprotein N-acyltransferase: MLSRFSTLGSLPNVFLLAYGWRRWGLAFGSGAVSALALPPFGYLPLLLFTLPAIVWLLDGACGSDGLAQRRRRLSAGFGIGWWFGFGYFLVGLWWIGSAFLVEADKFAWMMPFAVTLLPAGLALFHGTAVALAARFWPEGWSRVLLLAGSLSVADWLRGHVLTGFPWNAFGYVLSDSLVLVQSASLIGIYGLGAVVLAVFASPAVLVDGRPGTARAVLGGAGFVLAAMAAFGTYRLHGTAGLVDPTTSVRVIQPSIAQSEKWRPENRVSIFGSYLDLSARSRPETGSAASRKVLVWPESAFPFLLTQEPDALSAIETLLEPDSTLITGAIRAERNLDGVNYYNSIYVISDDGVILDAYDKVRLVPFGEYLPLNDLLSRIGLARLVNAPGAFRAGYRHILMETAGIPSFLPLICYEVIFPQVPGLLPERPSWILNLTNDAWFGVSSGPYQHAAQARLRAIEQGLPLVRSANTGISVVFDSFGRTVAALQPFVVGIIDAQLPAALPPTPYATFGDVLYFGILCIFIIFLTLDRMTQRSRNN
- a CDS encoding transporter associated domain-containing protein, which produces MTVSEPRSNDTPVPQAEAMPAQDTVEPRQPEPQSTGRLRTFIDRLARLRRSGGGSLRENLQDELSRDTGADAAFSPEERMLLGNILRLRELRVDDVMIPRADIDAVDDTITLGRLMEVFQDNGHSRMPVYHETLDDPRGMVHIKDLMAFIAARARASGSGNGETRPEAAGAVRNVALDLSQVDLTLSLAQTDLLRPLLFVPPSMPATDLMAKMQASRVQMALVIDEYGGTDGLVSLEDLVETVVGDIEDEHDEDEEAMLTPAGDGIWIADPRMPLEDLEQELGAGLTIGDVAEEVDTLGGLLFTLVGRVPVRGELIAARQVPGYEFEVLDADPRRIKRLRIRRRRAEPRAADQRRRPKRPGEAADEHVS
- the ybeY gene encoding rRNA maturation RNase YbeY, coding for MIGISATPVGALPEDLQIDLAVEAGDWPDGARLEDLTRAAVAAAFRNAPLRTLPGSELSLVFLDDDGIRALNRSWRNKDKPTNVLSFSGGDAVGGRYGPMLGDIVLSSDTLAREAKEQGISFCDHFSHLVVHGLLHLFGYDHQIEAEAEIMEGLERRILADLGIADPYAGDPLTADKD
- a CDS encoding PhoH family protein, which translates into the protein MTHLVLAFEDNRLIGDLFGQFDQNLALIEQRLGVDAMARGNQVTLKGKHRQCEQARHALEALYQRLQQGHEIHPADVDGALRMAAAAEAQLPLPTLEPRSRLAFAQIATRRKTLVARTAAQDAYIRSMDRADLVFGTGPAGTGKTFLAVAYAAALLERGDAARLILSRPAVEAGERLGFLPGDMKEKVDPYLRPLYDGLYEMMSPEKVDRGLQSGMIEVAPLAFMRGRTLSNAVILLDEAQNTTTMQMKMFLTRLGENSKMIVTGDPSQVDLPPGQKSGLREALGLLREIEGVAHVEFTEADVVRHELVGRIVKAYDDASREALQARERRLEASGEPE
- the miaB gene encoding tRNA (N6-isopentenyl adenosine(37)-C2)-methylthiotransferase MiaB, giving the protein MTSRSTNNKILPAGEIAGGAAGRKVFVRTYGCQMNVYDSGRMAEVLAPQGYSQTETLEDADLVILNTCHIREKAAEKVYSELGRLRKIKDERARAGKPTLIGVAGCVAQAEGEEISRRAPVVDLVFGPQSYHRLPDLLVRAAGGAKVVETEFDIDEKFEHLAEQSKRMPLARAASAFLTVQEGCDKFCTFCVVPYTRGAEVSRPLGQILQEAEGLAAAGVREITLLGQNVNAWHGEGPDGRPWGLGRLLRRLAEVDGLDRLRYTTSHPRDMDDELIAAHRDMPELMPYLHLPVQSGSDRILAAMNRKHGRDDYFRLVDRIREASPGLALSGDFIVGFPGETDADFADTMDLVRRVGYASCFSFKYSQRPGTPGAAMADQLPEAVKSTRLAELQTLLSDQQRAFNASRLGITCDVLLEKKGRQAGQLTGKSPWLQAVQVDAPDALIGTIQPVEIVDIGANSLFGRLAGGQYGSISPVDGSRQEAAF